Part of the Vigna unguiculata cultivar IT97K-499-35 chromosome 3, ASM411807v1, whole genome shotgun sequence genome, ttattcaaattttattaaatttttttcagatttcaaacatattttataataatatttaaataatttataacagTCGACCCATTTTTACTCTGATATTAAATATACTTTgtcaaattaactttttttcaaaaattatatagatgcatatttaaaaataagaattaaattaatctattttggaaaaaaattaattttaatttttaaattaataaactaaaaatatatttaacttgttaattaaaaatatttttttcaatttcacagTAAAAAATCAGACAACGTTGAAGAACTCAACTATTTATTGATCAGGTAAAAGTTTGctcgtatattttttttaccgttatcataaacttaaaattgttttgaattatataataatttatatcgtcaaatatattttcagttCATTTtgattaaacttttaaaatattgttttgatgaCACTTGCCCAACTTAGGTTTGATCCCAATGTCAAAGAGTGAAATCAATATTCAAATTGATggtgtaaaataaattaataataaattcaattaaactaACTATGGACATCCACCTAATTACCTAGATGTGGACATTGCAGTTGAGTGAATGCATATGAGTGGCTTGAATATGGAGAAAACAATGAGAGAATTTCAAcaactaatatttttcttaaaaacggCACCAAAATAACAAAGAGCTTAGTTGAATGATTAATTAATTGTGcgtaaataaataactaaatgaataaatatatcattactttaaaataattaaaatatttttttaatttttgttacagGACCTTCTTAACTTTAGTGTAATGGTTAAGTGTGAGtggtttataaaaattatggggttaaaaattgtaaaaattgagAATTAGAAATAAATATCTCAAATATTGGATTGGAATATTAGTTTGCCAATGATTTTTTACTCAAACTTTGTTCAAGATCAACTTTATTatgaattgtatttttttatcatgattGAGTTCATTTGTTCTTTCTTTTTGAACAATTGtcctaatgaaaattaaacatgtAACTTTTAAATCGTTTATAATTCTTGGATCAAACATTTATTATCTAggttaaaagttataattaataaacgTTAAGATATAActttatctatttaaaaatataatcattggaacatatgtttatttttaatgagatgttaaaataacttttaaccCAACTCACTGTTAGAAATGTAAAACTGATTTCTAACACGTGAATCGATGCAATTCATTACTAAAAAGgccaaaatgaattttaatatgtaaatcaATGTAGCTCATCACAGATTCAAATTAGGTTGGGTTGAATTGAACTTAACTTACTAAACTTATAGATTAAACAGAGTTGAATTGAAAGTGAATTAACTTATAATCCtccaataacaaaattttattaatttttttttcaattttataagttttttgatataattatttaataattctaattatataagtttacGATTTGATTTCTCTAACTCCTATAATGttaataatgtttaaataatttagatatttaatttatttatttttcaaagtatATACttcttataattttgaattactatcgttattataatatttaaataattaaataaatactttgatTCAATTACTATAAAAAAACGAATCTTGTTAGTTCACTTTCTTTGTATTTGCAACAAAtatatagaatataaaataagttacaaagataaaacatttataaataaatcaacaaacTAATcgatcaattcataataaatcGAGTGAGATTACAAACTTACTCACATAAAAGTGAATCCAACTTAaacatatcattttttttagttttaattcgtgataaaataatttgtgtaaGTCGAGTTAACATCCTACTCATCACCGATTCAaatgaactaaattaaaaaaaaaattagttttttttttaaatatgagacCCGACTCAATTTATGGATTAAATCGAGCTCGAGTAGGATTAAAGGgtttctaataataaaatatggcAACTTCTTTCTGGACCTCATAGTTTTAACAGGcacctctattttttttatattttaaatatttcatgtgaaatacaattttttatttcaaattatatatcctacaatataaaataaaatatatttataattatacaatctaaaatatatttattcttcataatatattacttaaaatataatttttgtattttaaattgtgtatttcaaaattaaaaaaaaaatttcaaattgtatattctaaaatctaaaattaaaaataaattctaaaaaaatgctaaaatttactttaaattaaagAGTCCTTATGGaatcacaattaaaaactaCTGAAATGcaagaaaaacatattcataAGACATGGTAAGAAATTTCTACAGGGCAAggtaaagatataaaaaaatagacatCTTTACAGCCTCTacaaattcacaatattttttttttcacacattaACTAATACAAAACCCAAAAAGCACAGTATTTGATTGAGACATTTCGAGATATCTTCCAACAGGTGCAAGTTTAATTCggaatatcaaaattttgttatttcattTCTAGAACTACACAATGATCTGCACTGCTTTTTAATCAAATACTTGGTGCCTGAACGCCAAAAACCACCCAGGATCATTCATTTTCTACAACTTGGtagcaaaataaaaactattattcCTTTGAAAAATAAGAGtgaaataactaaattttattttaaagagtaACCACGATATCCCgatctaaaataaataatcaggTTTTATTTTCCTTGGTTTTTCATCTAAATAGCATACACTTCCACCCAAGCTGCAACATACTTCTCCTCATTTGGAGTAAATAGTCATTCTGAAAACCTAAAAGCATCAATACAACAATACCACCTGTCAATGAATATTGACATGGCGGCTGATTAAACTGCTGGTTGTTGCTGAGTAATGCAGTGTATATTTCCACCGCCCAAAACAATCTCCCTTGAACCTTCAACTCCCACAACCTAATAACCCACAAACATTTGAAAATGTGACTCAGTAGTAATGAATTTAGATTCTCTGGTTTCATGTCTTGCTTCTACGTGCTTTCAAAATACActgattaatattaattttgaagttttaaaatatattaaaaacatttttaaagtaccaacatcaaatatattttgataacaCAAACAAATTCAGAATCTGGACTCATCAGTGATAAGAACCATGCAAAATACTGAACCGAATTTTACAGATTTATATATACTAAGagtacaatataaaaaattaatataatgctGCTACTACCACTATTTTTAACAAACAGTTTTACTTACTTCATGATGAGGGAAGGCATTAGATAAGACTCGGATAGCTTCATCATCCCACTTTTTATCTCCAAATTGTGGTGCAATGATAGCTTTATTTGCCATGTAAAAGTTTACGTAGGAAGCAGCAAGCCTAGTACCAGGAGGTCTTGGCTTAGCCTCACCCTCCTAGCAAATATAAAGTTATAACATAACAAGCATTAAATGGAAGTTGAATCTATCTGGTTCATAATTCATCATTAAACAGAACACAACAATCTTTAACCGTATCATCAGGTATCGATGTTGCGTTGAGCTCAGTATGTTCATCTTCACATTATCAGTATATATAGCGCCATAGCCATTATTAGAATATCACAGTTAAGCATACAACCGACTATTGCAAATCACTGTTACTAAAAGTTGTTTGAAATATTTGTACTTGGtgatgttgatgaaaaagtcTATATGGAGCAAGTCATTTGATATGGTATGTTGTCTATGCAGGTTCATAGTCTATTTATTGTCATTCTTCCCAAGGATGTGTCTATCTCATTGTATACATGGACCACATTGTTACCATAGGCAGCGATAACAAGGCCACTGTACAACTaagttaaatttattgtattgaCTGTTTTTTCTTAACTCagtctctctttcttttttcctaTAGTTTAACAACAATTACTAATGAAAAATATAGGGGCAACATGATTGAAAGGAAGACTGTAGAGACACGGACAAAAAAAGAATGAGCTGCAATATGACATCATAAAATTCCATAATTGATGACCATATTTAAAAACTCATTCTTTTAAAACACACTCTCAACTGCCTTAGTTGCTAAAAACGTAAGcatctctcttttctctcaacTCCACTTCAACCCAACGCTTTTCTGCTTCTTTCTCATCTGAATCTTCATCGTTTCTTGAATTAGAGACAATTTTTGAGTTCGTAGCGGAGTCTTCTTCGAATCCACCGAATAATTTCTTCCTTCGTGTAaggtaaaaatataactttcttcttcttttagttTGGAGTTTTTGTTTCCACCTGAATTTTGATCAAAGCCTCATTTTTCTCTATGACTCCTTCGATTTGGCTTCTCGAGATTGATTTGGGATTTTGGTGCTCAAAATCATCTTTGGGGTTCGTTGTTTCAATATTGGTCTACATTCGAGGTGAGAGAAACTATTTCTTTTGATGGATGTAAAATTTGTCTTgtatgttataattttatagattaaattgtttttttttttatgtgttgaaTTGATGAGTGCATGTAAATTGTGGTGGTTTCTGTTTTCTAGCTTTACATGTTGAGAACAGGTGAAAATCTACTATTTTAGCTTAAGCAAGAGCCCCTGTCGCTCGAGCCAAAGAAATCTAGCTCAAGGAAAAATAGCTCGAAGTTCACTTTGTTCTCTGTTTggattttagcttaagcgaaaATCTTTAACTTAAGCGAGAGTCCATGTTGCTTAAGTGAGAAtctctagcttaagcgagagcctCTGTCGCTCAAGCAAGAATTTGTAGCTCAAGCGAGAATGttgcagaattttaattccttattttTAACATGTGATTGACtgagttaatttaaaaaatatgatctATGAAGCTATGGATGAATGATGTGGTATTTTTAAGACTTTACTTGGTATGTTGTTGGAAAATATGTGATTGTTTGATATTTGGAATTTGAGATGGAATTAGTGATATGTGAATATGAAAACATGATTAATGATGTATTTGATTGTGACAATATTCTTATGGAATTGTGATGATGATGAGTTTGTCAATATTTATATGAGCATTGTATGTGTTTGACGTAATTTCATGAGTCTCATGGAGAGATTTTATGGTGGTATTattttagtgtatgcattggATTATGAATTCAAGTAAGGTGACATCCTGAAGCTGTAATGATCACTCACACTTAAATAGAGTAGAATGGTTCATGTGATGAGAATAGCAGGAGGTCATAGTTTAAAacaggataatgaccttagatgatcATGAATTaatcttgtgtgtggtaggATAAAACACATTGGCAATGgctagagcagtagaggccaccacaactGCAAGTCTCCCATGATTCCAATTCCTAAtgcatgtatccggataattgagtttagtgtcaaCTGTCTATGAGCAATTATGTGAATTAAGGAAGTTTGTTTATGTATGACTTATAATTGATATGTTTTAATGGTCTTAAGATAACTCTTTTGTATACTAGTTTACCCTTGCACAGGTCttgtgttgttttcttcttttgagatgaTCACCATTTTGGTGAGGCAGACGAAGAGGCATGTTTAGAAACACCTTTGAGGGATGAGAAGTCTTTAGTTAAAGTTGTGAGATTGCAACAAATGTATGAGTGGTGTTGTATATTTAAAGGTTTGATGTTGTTGAATAAAtggtatatttttttagtttgaacTCTAAAAGtactatattaatatattttttatttcataaaatttgtctttaactattattatgaaatgtcttattttattagttcTATACTACTAAAATGGGATATTACACCATACATCAACAAATTAtgcattgtaaaatttaaagattactTCTGCAGTGATGGGGTCAAtatgataattatttcttaattttaatgaaatgaaataataatgataaaaggGTATTTTGTTTctcattgttattattttcaacCAAGAACAGAAAAACTacatgaaaaggaaaaaatgtttACCTGGGAAATCCCAGCAGACTCGCTCTCTGTCATATAGAGTGGACCGGGAACATGGATTTTAATGATTTCAAACTTTCTACCATGAGCATCTGTTTCACTTGAAAGCAAAGAATAAGCTTCTATAGATCTTTCATACTGAGGATCAGTTTCATCATCAACCCAAGACAGTATAACCACACCAGGCCTCACAAAACAGCACATGTTATCAATGTGACCATTTGTATCATCATCCCCTGCATAAAAGCAGTATATTAGAATTTGGGGGATAGATAAAATCTACAAGCCACTTTGAACCTATGATATGTACTCTAATACTTCAAGCTCATCTCTACGGAGGGACAGACATGTGCTCATAAAATTTGCAGCCTCAAATGGAGTTAaagtgcaaaagaaaaaagtaattaatgaaGTTAGCAACAACATAAGGATCCCCAAAGATAGAATTATAAGAACACCATAACAAGATAAAATATCTATCGGATTGTTGTTACTTTCTATAGAAAACTAACTGGCAAGATTAAGGCAAAAATTCCAAATTTCTCATTACTAGTGTCCAGGTGGGTCCTCCCAATATTTTGTATTAGCTTTCACCCAAAAGACGgaaatttttttgtcaattataCCTTAATTTCAGTTTCATTATCATACAAGTATCATTATGTGGTTCTACAACCAATTATATTGCTATCGTGGATTCTAAGTAGAACCATATATTGATCCATTGTTCTATTAGTTTTACGCAAAGTCAAGGTTTTAGCATGTATTGAATCAAATTAATCTTGCTAAGAAACACATCTACAATTCTGCATCAAACCTTGTGAAACAACACATGATTGCTGGTGCAGGGGAATTTTTTAACTAACTTACATTATAGAAAGATTCTTAATCTACAATAGAAATGTCAAGTTTATATACCATATAATCCACGAGGCAACCATATAACCTTCCTGACTCCAAGATATGCCTTAAGTTCATCCTCTATTTGGTCCTTACTCAAGTGAGGGTTCCTGTTCTTGTTCAAGAGGCATTCTTCTGTTGTAAGACAAGTTcctgaaggaagaaaaaaaggcTGAAGTAAACTGAAAAAAACTAGTACAATTTATAACCAATTCATTGAGGCATCAAGGTATAAAGCAGTAAATCAAAGTATATACGATCTGATTGACAAATT contains:
- the LOC114175197 gene encoding agmatine deiminase; the protein is MQLHGTPSALGFHMPAEWETHTQCWMGWPERPDNWREGAAPAQQVFARVATAISKFESVTVCVSSAQWENARSQLPEHIRVVEMSMNDSWFRDSGPTFVVRRSSTTESGGAVDRIAGIDWQFNSWGGLEDGCYSDWSLDLLVAKKILGIEKIPIFSHSIVLEGGSIHVDGEGTCLTTEECLLNKNRNPHLSKDQIEDELKAYLGVRKVIWLPRGLYGDDDTNGHIDNMCCFVRPGVVILSWVDDETDPQYERSIEAYSLLSSETDAHGRKFEIIKIHVPGPLYMTESESAGISQEGEAKPRPPGTRLAASYVNFYMANKAIIAPQFGDKKWDDEAIRVLSNAFPHHEVVGVEGSREIVLGGGNIHCITQQQPAV